One segment of Deinococcus sp. Leaf326 DNA contains the following:
- a CDS encoding ABC transporter ATP-binding protein, giving the protein MTRPDQDAYAKGFDAQLTRRVLGYLRPYRALAVGGVLLALLMAAVQPFPTLLQRYAIDHYLVPFVGGRGDTAAALQGLTYIVIGYVALQVLEFALNYASTLAVGYLGQSVLRDIRADVFTKLQRLQLSYFDQNPVGRLITRVTSDVDAINQFITGGLITLITSTFLILVFMSVMLSVNWRLALISFTVLPVLFIATNYFRGKLRDAFRSTRTQQAIVNTKLNENITGMLTVQLFGRERRSMLDFDSSNRALLRANENSVTWFSLFQPVVAILGQVAIALVLFFSARQLLGESVVGTGAAAVVTVGTLFAFVQWTQQLFQPIQDLADVFNNLQAAMASSERIFGVLDTEVEIADKPGAQPLKNFEGRVDFDGVWFAYNGEVQGSAPDTDDRWILRGFDLHIQPGESVALVGATGAGKTSVTALVSRFYDVQRGAVRVDGTDVRDLAQDDLRRHVGVVLQDVFLFAGTIESNLTLNNAEIPHDRVVEACKYVGVHDYILSLEQGYQTEVRERGATLSTGQKQLLAFARALIQNPDILLVLDEATANVDTETELRIQEALQKVMRGRTSIIIAHRLSTIEGCDRIVVMRKGRIVEQGSHAELLAKGGYYSRLHRLQYAQGDAAD; this is encoded by the coding sequence ATGACCCGCCCCGATCAGGACGCCTACGCCAAGGGCTTCGACGCCCAGCTCACCCGCCGCGTGCTGGGATACCTGCGGCCCTACCGCGCCCTGGCGGTGGGCGGGGTGCTGCTGGCCCTCCTGATGGCGGCCGTGCAGCCCTTTCCGACGCTGCTGCAGCGGTACGCCATCGACCACTACCTCGTGCCCTTCGTGGGTGGGCGGGGCGACACGGCGGCGGCCCTGCAGGGCCTGACCTACATCGTGATCGGCTACGTGGCCCTGCAGGTGCTGGAGTTCGCGCTGAACTATGCCTCGACCCTGGCGGTGGGCTACCTGGGCCAGAGCGTGCTGCGTGACATCCGCGCCGACGTGTTCACCAAGTTGCAGCGCCTGCAACTCTCGTACTTCGACCAGAACCCGGTGGGCCGACTGATCACCCGCGTGACCAGCGACGTGGACGCCATCAACCAGTTCATCACGGGCGGGCTGATCACCCTGATCACCAGCACCTTCCTGATCCTGGTGTTCATGAGCGTGATGCTCAGTGTGAACTGGCGCTTGGCGCTCATCTCGTTCACGGTGCTGCCGGTGCTGTTCATCGCCACCAACTATTTCCGGGGCAAGCTGCGTGACGCCTTCCGCAGCACGCGCACGCAGCAGGCCATCGTGAACACCAAGCTCAACGAGAACATCACCGGGATGCTCACGGTGCAGCTGTTCGGGCGCGAGCGCCGCAGCATGCTGGACTTCGATTCGAGCAACCGCGCCCTGCTGCGCGCCAACGAGAACAGCGTGACGTGGTTCTCGCTGTTCCAGCCGGTCGTGGCGATTCTGGGTCAGGTCGCCATCGCCCTCGTGCTCTTTTTCAGCGCGCGGCAGCTGCTCGGCGAGAGCGTGGTCGGTACAGGCGCGGCGGCCGTCGTCACGGTGGGCACCCTGTTCGCCTTCGTGCAGTGGACGCAGCAGCTGTTCCAGCCCATTCAGGACCTCGCGGACGTGTTCAACAACCTTCAGGCGGCGATGGCCTCCAGCGAGCGCATCTTCGGGGTGCTGGACACCGAGGTCGAGATCGCCGACAAGCCCGGCGCGCAGCCGCTGAAGAACTTCGAGGGCCGGGTGGACTTCGACGGCGTATGGTTCGCCTACAACGGCGAGGTGCAGGGCAGCGCGCCCGACACCGACGACCGCTGGATCCTGCGCGGGTTCGACCTGCACATCCAGCCCGGCGAGAGCGTGGCCCTCGTGGGCGCGACCGGCGCGGGCAAGACCAGCGTGACGGCCCTAGTGAGCCGCTTCTACGACGTGCAGCGCGGCGCGGTGCGGGTGGACGGCACCGACGTGCGCGACCTGGCCCAGGACGACCTTCGCCGGCACGTGGGCGTGGTCCTCCAGGACGTGTTCCTGTTCGCGGGCACCATCGAGAGCAACCTGACCCTGAACAACGCCGAGATTCCGCACGACCGGGTGGTCGAGGCCTGCAAGTACGTCGGCGTCCACGACTACATCCTCTCGCTGGAGCAGGGCTACCAGACCGAGGTGCGCGAGCGCGGCGCGACCCTGTCGACCGGGCAAAAGCAGCTGCTGGCCTTCGCCCGCGCGCTCATCCAGAACCCGGACATCCTGCTCGTGCTCGACGAGGCGACTGCCAACGTGGACACCGAGACCGAGCTGCGCATCCAGGAAGCGTTGCAGAAGGTCATGCGCGGGCGCACGAGCATCATCATCGCCCACCGCCTCTCGACCATCGAGGGCTGCGACCGCATCGTGGTGATGCGCAAGGGCCGCATCGTCGAGCAGGGCAGCCACGCCGAACTACTTGCCAAGGGCGGCTACTACTCGCGCCTGCACCGCCTGCAGTACGCCCAGGGAGACGCGGCCGACTGA
- a CDS encoding BMP family ABC transporter substrate-binding protein, translating to MKKLLMNTMSLSLVLLSTAVSPAAQAQGTAGGKLKACFIYVGPVGDIGWSYAHDVARKNAEKALPWLETKYVESVPEGQATPVIDRLVKDNCQVIFTTSFGFMDQTLDAAKKYPNVIFAHASGFKRAPNMATYMADFYQLYYLNGMMAAAISKTGKLGYVGAFPVPEVKRHMSAFALGARAVNPRATVNVKWINAWVDPNKAREAAEALIGEGADALAFTEDTASVVQTAAARKIPSFAHYSSMYKFAPDYVVSGQLVHWDKIYIDFLTKVHTGTYTAKNLQKVDYWNLMRGGGVELGSQDGIAINPKWVPALKAAKMTVNGKQVSVYDRVMALKADMEKGGKFDPFTGPIKDRNGVTRVPSGKVMSVGDLNNMSWVAPGIVGQVADEPKK from the coding sequence ATGAAGAAACTGCTGATGAATACGATGTCCCTCTCGCTGGTGCTGCTGAGCACCGCCGTCAGTCCCGCCGCGCAGGCGCAGGGGACGGCCGGCGGCAAGCTCAAGGCCTGTTTCATCTATGTTGGGCCGGTGGGCGACATCGGCTGGAGCTACGCACACGACGTGGCCCGCAAGAACGCCGAGAAGGCGCTGCCCTGGCTGGAGACCAAGTACGTCGAGAGCGTGCCCGAGGGCCAGGCGACCCCGGTCATCGACCGCCTCGTCAAGGACAACTGCCAAGTCATCTTCACGACCTCCTTCGGCTTTATGGACCAGACCCTTGACGCCGCCAAGAAGTACCCCAACGTGATCTTCGCGCACGCCAGCGGCTTCAAGCGGGCGCCCAACATGGCGACCTACATGGCCGACTTCTACCAGCTCTACTACCTCAACGGCATGATGGCCGCCGCGATCAGCAAGACCGGCAAGCTGGGCTATGTGGGCGCCTTCCCGGTGCCCGAGGTCAAGCGCCACATGAGCGCCTTCGCGCTGGGCGCGCGCGCCGTGAACCCCCGCGCCACCGTGAACGTCAAGTGGATCAACGCCTGGGTGGACCCGAACAAGGCCCGCGAGGCCGCCGAGGCCCTCATCGGCGAGGGCGCCGACGCCCTGGCCTTCACCGAGGACACTGCGAGCGTGGTCCAGACGGCCGCCGCACGCAAGATTCCCTCCTTCGCGCACTACTCGTCCATGTACAAGTTCGCCCCCGATTACGTGGTCAGTGGGCAGCTCGTGCACTGGGACAAGATCTACATCGACTTCCTGACCAAGGTCCACACCGGCACCTATACCGCCAAGAACCTTCAGAAGGTGGACTACTGGAACCTGATGCGCGGCGGCGGCGTCGAGCTGGGCAGCCAGGACGGCATAGCGATCAATCCCAAGTGGGTCCCGGCCCTCAAGGCCGCCAAGATGACCGTGAACGGCAAGCAGGTCAGCGTCTACGACCGCGTCATGGCCCTCAAGGCCGACATGGAAAAGGGCGGCAAGTTCGACCCCTTCACCGGCCCCATCAAGGACCGCAACGGCGTGACGCGCGTCCCCAGCGGCAAGGTCATGAGCGTCGGCGACCTGAACAACATGAGCTGGGTCGCGCCCGGCATCGTGGGTCAGGTGGCCGACGAGCCGAAGAAGTAA
- a CDS encoding ABC transporter permease: MDNVFVEALVRALAVGTPLLLACLGAVINERAGIVNLGVEGMMAVGALAAFAVASASPDANLWLAVGAAMLAGAALSALHAFATVTLRANQFVSGLALALLGTGAAGLLGKRYEGLPLFNKVPDWTLGGLTISPFTVPALLLALGLAFFLNSTRPGLTLRSVGENPAAADVLGVNVGLIRVLAVLAGGALAGLAGAFLALSYRASWADNMTAGLGWIAVALVIFVGWRPLRAVWGSLFFGVLYYLQFRLQGNSPVPPEVFSAMPFVLVLVVLAVAGRRGQQGDAPAALGIPYLRGER, from the coding sequence GTGGATAACGTCTTTGTCGAAGCCCTGGTGCGGGCGCTGGCCGTCGGCACGCCGCTGCTGCTCGCCTGTCTGGGCGCCGTGATCAACGAGCGCGCGGGCATCGTGAATCTGGGTGTCGAGGGCATGATGGCCGTCGGAGCACTGGCCGCCTTCGCAGTCGCCTCGGCCTCGCCAGACGCGAACCTATGGCTGGCCGTGGGCGCGGCGATGCTGGCGGGCGCGGCCCTCTCGGCGCTCCATGCGTTTGCCACGGTCACCCTGCGCGCCAACCAGTTCGTCAGTGGGCTGGCCCTGGCCCTGCTGGGCACCGGGGCGGCGGGCCTGCTCGGCAAGCGCTACGAGGGCCTGCCCCTGTTCAACAAGGTGCCCGACTGGACGCTGGGCGGCCTGACGATCAGCCCGTTCACAGTTCCGGCGCTGCTCCTGGCCCTGGGGCTGGCCTTCTTCCTGAACTCGACCCGGCCGGGCCTGACCCTGCGCTCGGTGGGCGAGAACCCGGCGGCGGCCGACGTGCTGGGCGTGAACGTGGGCCTGATCCGGGTGCTGGCCGTGCTGGCCGGGGGCGCTCTGGCGGGGCTGGCCGGCGCCTTCCTGGCGCTGTCGTACCGCGCGTCCTGGGCCGACAACATGACGGCGGGCCTGGGCTGGATCGCAGTCGCGCTCGTCATCTTCGTGGGCTGGCGGCCACTGCGGGCAGTGTGGGGTTCGCTGTTTTTCGGCGTGCTGTACTACCTCCAGTTCCGGCTTCAGGGCAACAGCCCGGTGCCGCCCGAGGTCTTCAGCGCCATGCCGTTCGTGCTCGTGCTCGTGGTTCTCGCCGTCGCGGGACGGCGCGGGCAGCAGGGTGACGCGCCCGCCGCGCTGGGCATCCCCTACCTGCGCGGCGAGCGTTAG